The genomic stretch gaaacctgcacaaaagtagaggtctatgaggagctactctcagcagaattgacgttttgagccatcacagttctcaagtaattcccactcatagtatgtcccatgtactatatggtaaatcaaaaaatcaatataactcctgaactagaggtgctcaaaacgtggaacctgcacaaaagtagaggtctatgagaagctactctcagcagaaattgacgttttgagccatcacagttctcaagtaattcccactcatagtatgtaccatgtactatatggtagatcaaaaaatcaattataactcctgaaccagaggtgctccccatgtactatatggtgaatcaaaaaatcaataataactcctgaactagagtgctcaaaacgtggaaacctgcacaaaagtagaggtctatgagagctactctcagcagaaattgacgttttgagccatcacagttctcaagtaattcccactcatagtatgtcccatgtaccatatggtaaatcaaaaaatcaattataactcctgaactagaggtgctcaaaaagtcgaaacctgcacaaaagtagaagtctatgaggagctactctcagcagaaattgacgttttgagccatcacagttttcaagtaattcccactcatagtatgtcccatgtaccatatggtaaatcaaaaaatcaataataactcctgaactagagtgctcaaaacgtggaacctgcacaaaagtagaggtctatgagaagctactctcagcagaaatgacgttttgagccatcacagtttcaagtaattcccactcatagtatgtccatgtactatatggtaatcaaaaaatcaattataactcctgaacagaggtgctcaaaacgtgaaacctgcacaaaagtagaggtctatgagagctactctcagcagaattgacgttttgagtcatcacagttctcaagtattcccactcatagtatgtcccatgtactatatggtaaatcaaaaaatcaattataactcctgaactagaggtgctcaaaacgtggaaactgcacaaaagtagaggtctatgaggagctactctcagcagaaattgacgttttgagccatcacagttctcaagtaattcccactcatagtatgtcccatgtaccatatggtaaatcaaaaaatcaattataactcctgaagagctactctcagcaaaattgacgttttgagcatcacagttctcaagtaattccactcatagtatgtccatgtactatatggtagatcaaaaaatcaattataactcctgaactagagtgctcaaaacgtggaacctgcacaaaagtagaggtctatgatgagctactctcagcaaaattgacgttttgagcatcacagttctcaagtaattcccactcatagtatgtcccatgtactatatgatgaatcaaaaaatcaattataactcctgaacagaggtgctcaaaacgtgaaacctgcacaaaagtagaggtctatgatgagctactctcagcaaaattgacgttttgagccatcacagttctcagtaattcccactcatagtatgtaccatgtactatatggtagatcaaaaaatcaattataactcctgaacagaggtgctcaaaacgtgaaacctgcacaaaagtagaggtctatgatgagctactctcagcagaaatgacgttttgagccatcacagttctcaagtaatcccactcatagtatgtccatgtactatatggtgaatcaaaaaatcaattataactcctgaactagaggtgctcaaaagtggaaacctgcacaacagtagaggtctatgagaagctactctcagcagaattgacgttttgagtcatcacagttctcaagtaattcccactcatagtatgtcccatgtaccatatggtaaatcaaaaaatcaattataactcctgaactagaggtgctcaaaagtggaaacctgcacaaaagtagaggtctatgaggagctactctcagcagaattgacgttttgagccatcacagttctcagtaattcccactcatagtatgtcccatgtactatatggtaaatcaaaaaatcaataataactcctgaactagaggtgctcaaaacgtggaacctgcacaaaagtagaggtctatgatcagctactctcagcagagattgacgttttgagccatcacagttctcaagtaattaccactcatagtatgtatcatgtactatatgatagatcaaaaaatcaattataactcctgaaccagaggtgctcaaaacgtaaaaccctgcacaaaagtagaggtctatgagaagctactctcggcgaaaattgacgttttgagcaatcacagttctcaagtaattcccactcatattatgtcccatgtactatatggtaaatcaaaaaatcaattataactcctgaactagaggtgctcaaaacgtgaaaaccTGCACAACAGTAGAGGTCCAtaagaagctactctcagcagaaattgacgttttgagccatcacagttctcaagtaattccactcatagtatgtatcatgtactatatgatagatcaaaaaatcaattataactcctgaaccagaggtgctcaaaacgtgaaaccctgcacaaaagtagaggtctatgagaagctactctcggcagaaattgacgttttgagccatcacagttctcaagtaattcccactcatattatgtcccatgtactatatggtaaatcaaaaaatcaattataactcctgaactagaggtgctcaaaacgtgaaaaccTGCACAACAGTAGAGGTCTAtaagaagctactctcagcagaaattgacgttttgagccatcacagttctcaagtaattcctactcatagtatgtcccatgtactatatgatgaatcaaaaaatcaattataattcctgaaccagaggtgctcaaaacgtgggaacctgcacaaaagtagaggtctatgaggagctactctcagcaggaattgacgttttgagccatcacagttctcaagtaattcccactcatagtatgtcccatgtactatatggtaaatcaaaaaatcaattataactcctgaaccagaggtgctcaaaacgtggaaacctgcacaaaagtagaggtctatgagaagctactctcagcagaaattgacgttttgagccatcacagttctcaagtaattcccactcatagtatgtcccatgtaccatatggtaaatcaaaaaatcaattataactcctgaactagaggtgctcaaaacgtggaaacctgcacaaaagtagaggtctatgaggagctactctcagcagaaattgacgttttgagccatcacagttttcaagtaattcccactcatagtatgtcccatgtactatatggtaaatcaaaaaataaataataactcctgaactagaggtgctcaaaacgtgaaacctgcacaaaagtagaggtctatgagaagctactctcagcagaaattgacgttttgagccatcacagttttcaagtaattcccactcatagtatgtcccatgtactatatggtaatcaaaaaatcaattataactcctgaactagaggtgctcaaaacgtgaaacctgcacaaaagtagaggtctatgagagctactctcagcagaaattgacgttttgagccatcacagttctcaagtaattccactcatagtatgtcccatgtactatatgatgaatcaaaaaatcaattataactcctgaacagaggtgctcaaaacgtgaaacctgcacaaaagtagaggtctatgagagctactctcagcagaaattgacgttttgagccatcacagttctcaagtaattcctactcatagtatgtcccatgtactatatggtgaatcaaaaaatcaattataactcctgaaccagaggtgctcaaaacgtggaaacctgcacaaaagtagaggtctatgaggagctactctcagcaggaattgacgttttgagccatcacagttctcaagtaattcccactcatagtatgtaccacgGTATATTGAAGAAGACGGTAGGAGTCACGAATAGGATGCGCAGTGGCAAACCGGTTCTCTGATGTCAGCGCCACCGAGACACCGAGCCCTGGGTATGGATATGCACTATGCGACTATGCCTGCAGTTGTGTTTTTGCACTATGCAAGTGTATTTAAACATAGTCGATATTTGCAACATGGAATAGAATTCGGAAAAAGTGTTGTTTAAAAGTGTAGTTCATCGTTTTGATAATGATGTGTGTAGCTCTTCGTTTTTGGATCTTCTTCGATTAACTCATGCGGATTTGTGTTTTAAACTCCGGCTTTCTACACTTTTAAATACTTTGTCACTCGATGACTGTGTAGTGCGATATGCCGTGTTGCGCGATAGCTGGCTGTTCAAATCATTCGGACAAAGCCAAGCTGCTTAACATATCATTTCACAAATTTCCAAAACAGGATGACTTGTATAAACAATGGGTGCATTCTTGTAGAAGGAAGGATGATTTTAATGGGAAAACGGCAGTCATATGCTCCCAACATTTCGTATCAGATGATTTCGAGCGTGACTTGAAATCCGAATTACTAAAACTCcctaagaaaaatattttaaaaaaggctGCGATTCCAACAGTCAAAATTCCAAGTTTaccaagttttaaaataaaaaagactGAATCTGAGCGTAGCTGTCGATTAATAGGCCgggaaaatagaaaaattgtgCAGACATTGTTGGATGATTTTAACAATAATGCAGATAATGTAGATATTGTAAGTAATGAAGATATTGTAAGTTATGTAGATAGTGTAAGTAATGTagatattgtaaataatgaaGATAATGTAGACGCTGATGTTATTGACATTGCTAATTACAAAGCTTTGCTTATTGAGAATAAGAAGCTTAAGGAAATTAATGTAATGCTGGAGGATGAAGTGGAAAGAgccaataattcaattttaatattagaaaacaAACTGAAGAACTATGaacgcattttttcaaattgtcagcaACAGATGATCTCAAAAGGAAAATGCACTAATTGGTCATCAGATGATGTGGCAAAGGCTGTGACTATAAGatgtatttcaaaaaaaggtttGGACTACATAAGAGAGATTCTAAAATATCCTCTTCCAAGTGAAAAGACTATTTATAGACGTTTATCTCAGTTCTCTACTCCACCTGGGTTTTTGGAAGTTAGTTTTTCTCTACTCAGGGGTCAAGCTAGCATTATAACAAATGAATTCGAGAAAGATGTGATTATGAGCTTCGATGAAATGAAGGTACGATCGGAAATTTGTTATGACAGCATAATGGATGTTTTTAGAGGTCCTCATGTAAATGTACAAGTGATAATAATACGGAGTGTAGCAGGAAAATGGAAACAACCGATTTTTTATCAGTTTGATCAAGCTATAACAGTCGATATATTTTTCCAAGCAATAAGACTTGTAGAGGAAAGTGGATTTAGGTGTAGAGGATTTGTAAGCGATATGGGTGGGTCTAATCGTAAGCTTGTATCTGacttgggaatatcacaaacaaAACCCTCAGTTGATAATCCCTGTTGTGATGATCGTGCTATTTGGGCTTTTTCGGATGTTCCTCATGTGCTTAAATTGATACGTAACCATCTCTTGGACCAAGGGTTTGAACTGCCAGGTGGAATAATGGTGACCaaagatattttatttgacCTGATTAAACAACAGAACACTACAGACTTAAAATATGCGTATAAAATAACAGAGGGACATTTACTTTTAACAGGAAGTGAAAGACAGAATGTGAGGAAAGCAGCTGAACTTCTTTCCAGAACTGTTGCCAAGGCTATTTCATACATTTTACCTGGCAATGATCATGTTGTAGATTTTTTAACAACCGTGAATGATGGGTTTGATGTGTTGAACTCAAGAATTCCACATCACCCCAACAACAAATTGAAAAGTGGCTATGGTACCAGTTTAGAATTGCAAAATTCGGTTTTAAATAAGCTGCACGACCTGTGCTCTTCTGCTCGAGTAATAGGGAAAAAGAATTTGTTACCATTTCAAGTTGGATGCATGATTTCTATTCGGAGTACACAGGGATTGTTCAATGAAATGCAGCTTGAAGGGTACCAATATTTGTTAACATCTCGATGCAATCAGGACGTTTTAGAATCTTTTTTCTCTCAGATTAGAGGTATAGGCAGATTCTACGACCACCCTTTACCAACAACAGTGAGTCAGAGAATGAAATCTCTTCTATTTTCTAAAAGTGCATCTGCAATATTAAAGACTGGAAATTGCACTTCCGAACCATGTGAGACTCTTAGTGTTGATGTTCTGACAAAAGTAGATTGTGTCATACCTCCGCATTCTGAAGAAGATTCATGTATGGATGACATGGATGATAAGGAACTTGACTCAGTATTTGGCAAAGCAATGGAGGAACTAAGTGAGCAGAGCCAGGAAGAagatattgtagagaatttggACTTGCTGAAAGTGTTATCGGGCTACATAGCTTATCGTGTTTTTAAAAAAGGTATTTCTACAACATTCAATTATGGTGAACGATCCGGAcaaaatgcttcaaaaaattGTGATTGGCTTTCTTTTCTATCTAGAGGTGGCCTAATTAATCCATCAGATGAGTGgctaaaaataacaattcaattcgaaaaagaatttgaaaagtttcatggagaaaaacttcaaaaatgttCGAACGTAATGTCAACACTCATCAACgttataaaagaaaaatttgacaatatcgaCGACTTTGCCATCGAATGTTTTGTGAGAACGCGCTCTTTTATAAGGATGAAAGAGTTAaataagaagaacaagaaaagaGCAGCATCCAATCAAGCAGTGGATAACAGACGCAAGATGAgcaagaagatgaagaaaatcgCATCCTAAAAATATTCCAAGGAGACAGGTAATTTCCATTTCAAGCAATTCACTTATAATGCacgaattttcaattttttgcatGATTGTGATACTGTAATTTGTTCTTTGTAACTGGCAAATATTTCTTGTGATAGTTTGTGGCActagaatttaaaaaaacatctgaATTGATAGGTAGTAAGGAAATTCCACTGTATTCAATAACTTCGATGTATAATGCTTTTAACATTGTATCATAGATGTGCAATACACACAATATACACTTACAATATGTGTAGTTTTAATGATTATTGCAGTTATTTACGAGACTCCAATACACACACTGTATATTCTCATTCAGATATGTTAATACAGTATTCATTATTTAACATTATTTAGCCCGAATATTAATACTATAACAGCAGTAGCCTACAGTAGCCTACTAATGGGTTTCGAATTATTCTATCAAATGTGCCGTATTTCCAGGTCCAATATACAAGAATTATTACTTGAAATATCCCAACTGACATTTTGATGATAGAGAGGCGAAAATTCAAATCTCAAAACGATTAGCAAATGAATTGTAATCTGTTTAGCAACAGCGTGCATACAAATACCGGCTTAAAGTAGTCAGTAGAGTAGGTAGCCTCGGTGGCTATGACGTCAGAGCTCAGAGCTACATGCGCGTGACCCTTACCGTCTTCTTCTAACTACCGTGGTATGTACCACTTACTATAtgatgaatcaaaaaatcaataataactcctgaactagaggtgctcaaaacgtaagaaacctgcacaaaagtagaggtctatgaggagctactctcagcagaaatgacgttttgagccatcacagttctcaagtaatcccactcatagtatgtccatgtactatatggtagatcaaaaaatcaattataactcctgaacagaggtgctcaaaacgtgaaacctgcacaaaagtagaggtctatgatgagctactctcagcagaaatgacgttttgagccatcacagttctcaagtaattccactcatagtatgtccatgtactatatggtgaatcaaaaaatcaattataactcctgaaccagaggtgctcaaaacgtagaaccctgcacaaaagtagaggtctataaggagctactctcagcaggaattgacgttttgagccatcacagttctcaagtaattcccactcatagtatgtcccatgtactatatggtaaatcaaaaaatcaattataactcctgaactagaggtgctcaaaacgtggaaacctgcacaacagtagaggtctatgaggagctactctcagcagaaattgacgttttgagtcatcacagttctcaagtaattcccactcatagtatgtcccatgtaccatatggtaaatcaaaaaatcaattataactcctgaactagagtgctcaaaacgtggaaacctgcacaaaagtagaggtctatgaggagctactctcagcagaaattgacgttttgagccatcacagttctcaagtaattcccactcatagtatgtcccatgtactatatggtaaatcaaaaaatcaattataactcctgaactagaggtgctcaaaacgtggaaacctgcacaaaagtagaggtctatgatgagctactctcagcagagattgacgttttgagccatcacagttctcaagtaattaccactcatagtatgtatcatgtactatatgatagatcaaaaaatcaattataactcctgaaccagaggtgctcaaaacgtaaatcaaaaaatcaattataactcctgaactagaggtgctcaaaacgtggaaacctgcacaacagtagaggtctatgaggagctactctcagcagaaattgacgttttgagccatcacagttctcaagtaattcctactcatagtatgtcccatgtactatatggtgaatcaaaaaatcaattataactcctgaaccagaggtgctcaaaacgtgaaacCTGCACAacagtagaggtctatgagaagctactctcagcagagattgacgttttgagcatcacagttctcaagtaattcccactcatattatgtcccatgcactatatggtaaatcaaaaaatcaattataattcctgaaccagaggtgctcaaaacgtgagctactctcagcaaaattgacgttttgagccatcacagttctcaagtaattcccactcatagtatgtccatgtactatatggtaaatcaaaaaatcaattaaactcctgaaccagaggtgctcaaaacgtggaaacctgcacaaaagtagaggtctatgagaagctactctcagcagaattgacgttttgagccatcacagttctcaagtaattcccactcatagtatgtaccatgtactatatggtaaatcaaaaaatcaattataactcctgaaccagaggtgctcaaaacgtggaaacctgcacaaaagtagaggtctatgaggagctactctcagcagaaattgacgttttgagccatcacagttctcaagtaattcccactcatagtatgtcccatgtactatatggtgaatcaaaaaatcaattataactcctgaactagaaataactcctgaactagaggtgctcaaaacgtggaaacctgcacaaaagtagaggtctatgatgagctactctcagcagagattgacgttttgagccatcacagttctcaagtaattcccactcatagtatgtaccatgtactatatggtaaatcaaaaaatcaattataactcctgaactagaggtgctcaaaacgtggaaacctgcacaaaagtagaggtctatgagagctactctcagcagaaattgacgttttgagccatcacagttctcagtaattcccactcatagtatgtcccatgtactatatgatgaatcaaaaaatcaattataactcctgaactagagtgctcaaaacgtggaacctgcacaaaagtagaggtccatgaggagctactctcagcagaaatgacgttttgagccatcacagttttcaagtaattcccactcatagtatgtaccatgtactatatggtgaatcaaaaaatcaattataactcctgaacagaggtgctcaaaacgtgaaacctgcacaaaagtagaggtctatgaggagctactctcagcagaaattgacgttttgagccatcacagttctcaagtaattcccactcatagtatgtcccatgtactatatggtgaatcaaaaaatcaattataactcctgaacagaggtgctcaaaacgtggaaacctgcacaaaagtagaggtctatgaggagctactctcagcagaaattgacgttttgagccatcacagttctcaagtaattcccactcatagtatgtcccatgtaccatatggtaaatcaaaaaatcaattataactcctgaaccagaggtgctcaaaacgtggaacctgcacaaaagtagaggtctatgagaattgacgttttgagccatcacagttctcaagtaattcccactcatagtatgtcccatgtactatatggtgaatcaaaaaatcaattataactcctgaaccagaggtgctcaaaacgtggaaacctgcacaaaagtagaggtccatgaggagctactctcagcaggaattgacgttttgagccatcacagttctcaagtaattcccactcatagtatgtaccatgtactatatggtaaatcaaaaaatcaattataactcctgaactagaggtgctcaaaacgtggaaacctgcacaaaagtagaggtctatcagaagctactctcagcagaaattgacgttttgagccatcacagttctcaagtaattcccactcatagtatgtaccatgtactatatggtaaatcaaaaaatcaattataactcctgaaccagaggtgctcaaaacgtggaaacctgcacaaaagtagaggtctatgatgagctactctcagcagagattgacgttttgagccatcacagttctcagtaattcccactcatagtatgtcccatgtaccatatggtaaatcaaaaaatcaatataactcctgaaccagaggtgctcaaaacgtgaaacctgcacaaaagtagaggtccatgaggagctactctcagcagaaatgacgttttgagccatcacagttttCAAGTAAAAgtattcccactcatagtatgtcccatgtactatatgatgaatcaaaaaatcaattataactcctgaaccagaggtgctcaaaacgtggaaacctgcacaaaagtagaggtctatgaggagctactctcagcagaaattgacgttttgagccatcacagttctcaagtaattcccactcatagtatgtcccatgtactatatggtgaatcaaaaaatcaataataactcctgaactagaggtgctcaaaacgtggaaacctgcacaaaagtagaggtctatgagaagctactctcagcagaaattgacgttttgagccatcacagttctcaagtaattcccactcatagtatgtcccatgtactatatgatgaatcaaaaaatcaattataactcctgaaccagaggtgctcaaaacgtgaaaccctgcacaaaagtagaggtctatgagaagctactctcagcaaaattgacgttttgagccatcacagttctcaagtaattccactcatagtatgtccatgtactatatggtaaatcaaaaaatcaattataactcctgaactagaggtgctcaaaacgtgaaacctgcacaaaagtagaggtctatgaggagctactctcagcagaaattgacgttttgagccatcacagttctcaagtaattccactcatagtatgtccatgtactatatggtaaatcaaaaaatcaattataactcctgaactagaggtgctcaaaacgtggaaacctgcacaagagtagaggtctatgagaagctactctcagcagaaattgacgttttgagccatcacagttttcaagtaattcccactcatagtatgtcccatgtactatatggtaatcaaaaaatcaattataactcctgaactagaggtgctcaaaacgtgaaacctgcacaaaagtagaggtctatgatgagctactctcagcaaaattgacgttttgagcatcacagttctcaagtattcccactcatagtatgtccatgtactatatggtgaatcaaaaaatcaattataactcctgaacagaggtgctcaaaacgtgaaacctgcacaaaagtagaggtctatgagagctactctcagcagaaattgacgttttgagccatcacagttctcaagtaattcctactcatagtatgtcccatgtactatatggtgaatcaaaaaatcaattgaaactcctgaaccagagtgtgctcaaaacgtgaaaacctgcacaaaagtagaggtctatgaggagctactctcagcagaaattgacgttttgagccatcacagttctcaagtaattcccactcatagtatgtcccatgtactatatgatgaatcaaaaa from Nilaparvata lugens isolate BPH unplaced genomic scaffold, ASM1435652v1 scaffold4733, whole genome shotgun sequence encodes the following:
- the LOC120355776 gene encoding uncharacterized protein LOC120355776, which gives rise to MPCCAIAGCSNHSDKAKLLNISFHKFPKQDDLYKQWVHSCRRKDDFNGKTAVICSQHFVSDDFERDLKSELLKLPKKNILKKAAIPTVKIPSLPSFKIKKTESERSCRLIGRENRKIVQTLLDDFNNNADNVDIVSNEDIVSYVDSVSNVDIVNNEDNVDADVIDIANYKALLIENKKLKEINVMLEDEVERANNSILILENKLKNYERIFSNCQQQMISKGKCTNWSSDDVAKAVTIRCISKKGLDYIREILKYPLPSEKTIYRRLSQFSTPPGFLEVSFSLLRGQASIITNEFEKDVIMSFDEMKVRSEICYDSIMDVFRGPHVNVQVIIIRSVAGKWKQPIFYQFDQAITVDIFFQAIRLVEESGFRCRGFVSDMGGSNRKLVSDLGISQTKPSVDNPCCDDRAIWAFSDVPHVLKLIRNHLLDQGFELPGGIMVTKDILFDLIKQQNTTDLKYAYKITEGHLLLTGSERQNVRKAAELLSRTVAKAISYILPGNDHVVDFLTTVNDGFDVLNSRIPHHPNNKLKSGYGTSLELQNSVLNKLHDLCSSARVIGKKNLLPFQVGCMISIRSTQGLFNEMQLEGYQYLLTSRCNQDVLESFFSQIRGIGRFYDHPLPTTVSQRMKSLLFSKSASAILKTGNCTSEPCETLSVDVLTKVDCVIPPHSEEDSCMDDMDDKELDSVFGKAMEELSEQSQEEDIVENLDLLKVLSGYIAYRVFKKGISTTFNYGERSGQNASKNCDWLSFLSRGGLINPSDEWLKITIQFEKEFEKFHGEKLQKCSNVMSTLINVIKEKFDNIDDFAIECFVRTRSFIRMKELNKKNKKRAASNQAVDNRRKMSKKMKKIAS